A single genomic interval of Drosophila virilis strain 15010-1051.87 chromosome 2, Dvir_AGI_RSII-ME, whole genome shotgun sequence harbors:
- the LOC6630186 gene encoding myophilin isoform X1, translating to MPIPRNKEQEQEVLNWIFAVLGEKVPSGQYEDILKDGIWLCKLANKLAPGSVKKIQERGTNFQLMENIQRFQAAVKKYGVPEEEIFQTADLFERRNIPQVTLSLYALGRITQKHPEFTGPTLGPKMADKNERTFTEEQLRAHEGELNLQMGFNKGASQAGHGGFSNTRHM from the exons ATGCCAAtc CCACGCAATaaggaacaggaacaggagGTGCTCAATTGGATCTTTGCAGTGCTCGGCGAAAAGGTGCCCAGCGGCCAGTATGAGGATATCCTTAAGGATGGTATCTGGCTGTGCAAGTTGGCCAATAAACTGGCCCCTGGATCCGTAAAAAAGATTCAGGAGCGTGGTACCAACTTCCAGCTGATGGAGAACATTCAGCGTTTCCAGGCAGCTGTCAAGAAGTACGGTGTGCCCGAGGAAGAGATATTCCAAACTGCGGATCTTTTCGAACGTCGCAATATTCCACAAGTTACCCTTTCGCTGTATGCCCTTGGTCGCATT ACACAAAAGCATCCCGAATTCACTGGCCCCACCCTGGGCCCCAAAATGGCCGACAAGAACGAGCGCACCTTCACCGAGGAACAACTGCGTGCACATGAGGGTGAGCTAAACCTGCAGATGGGCTTCAACAAGGGCGCCTCCCAGGCCGGCCATGGTGGTTTCAGCAACACGCGCCACATGTAA
- the LOC6630186 gene encoding myophilin isoform X2: MAPRNKEQEQEVLNWIFAVLGEKVPSGQYEDILKDGIWLCKLANKLAPGSVKKIQERGTNFQLMENIQRFQAAVKKYGVPEEEIFQTADLFERRNIPQVTLSLYALGRITQKHPEFTGPTLGPKMADKNERTFTEEQLRAHEGELNLQMGFNKGASQAGHGGFSNTRHM; this comes from the exons ATGGCT CCACGCAATaaggaacaggaacaggagGTGCTCAATTGGATCTTTGCAGTGCTCGGCGAAAAGGTGCCCAGCGGCCAGTATGAGGATATCCTTAAGGATGGTATCTGGCTGTGCAAGTTGGCCAATAAACTGGCCCCTGGATCCGTAAAAAAGATTCAGGAGCGTGGTACCAACTTCCAGCTGATGGAGAACATTCAGCGTTTCCAGGCAGCTGTCAAGAAGTACGGTGTGCCCGAGGAAGAGATATTCCAAACTGCGGATCTTTTCGAACGTCGCAATATTCCACAAGTTACCCTTTCGCTGTATGCCCTTGGTCGCATT ACACAAAAGCATCCCGAATTCACTGGCCCCACCCTGGGCCCCAAAATGGCCGACAAGAACGAGCGCACCTTCACCGAGGAACAACTGCGTGCACATGAGGGTGAGCTAAACCTGCAGATGGGCTTCAACAAGGGCGCCTCCCAGGCCGGCCATGGTGGTTTCAGCAACACGCGCCACATGTAA